The Euphorbia lathyris chromosome 3, ddEupLath1.1, whole genome shotgun sequence genome contains a region encoding:
- the LOC136222281 gene encoding auxin-responsive protein SAUR20-like, with protein MAILFRVVMSILSRSNMEAKKAASVPKGFFAVYVGESQKKRFILPISVLNQPSFQDLLKKAEEQFGFDHPMGALTLPCREDIFFNSVSKA; from the coding sequence atgGCTATTCTTTTCCGTGTTGTTATGAGCATCCTTTCTAGATCAAATATGGAAGCTAAAAAAGCTGCTTCAGTTCCAAAAGGCTTCTTTGCAGTATATGTAGGAGAGAGCCAAAAGAAGCGATTTATATTACCAATTTCTGTCTTGAATCAACCTTCTTTCCAAGACTTGTTAAAGAAAGCTGAGGAACAATTTGGATTTGATCATCCAATGGGTGCTCTTACACTTCCTTGCAGAGAAGACATCTTCTTTAATTCTGTATCAAAAGCTTAA
- the LOC136222282 gene encoding auxin-responsive protein SAUR24-like has protein sequence MGIRLPGVLAKQIFRQSVPKGFIAVYVGEEQKKRCLVPVSYLNEPSFQDLLHLSEQEFGFIHPMGGLTIPCSQHTFNDIISNLSR, from the coding sequence ATGGGTATTCGCTTGCCCGGTGTTCTTGCTAAGCAGATCTTTCGCCAGTCTGTACCAAAAGGATTCATAGCAGTTTATGTTGGAGAGGAGCAAAAGAAGAGATGTTTGGTACCAGTTTCATACTTGAATGAACCTTCCTTTCAAGATTTACTTCATTTGTCTGAACAAGAGTTTGGTTTCATTCATCCTATGGGAGGCCTTACAATTCCCTGCAGCCAACATACTTTCAATGATATTATTTCCAACCTGAGTAGATAA
- the LOC136222653 gene encoding auxin-responsive protein SAUR20-like, translating into MAILFGGVMRVLSRSNMVANKAAPSVPKGFFAIYVGESEMKRFVLPISVLNQPSFQKLLKKAEEHFGFDHPMGALTLPFREDIFLNCVQP; encoded by the coding sequence ATGGCTATTCTTTTTGGTGGTGTTATGCGCGTTCTTTCAAGATCAAATATGGTAGCTAACAAAGCGGCACCTTCAGTTCCGAAAGGCTTCTTCGCTATATATGTTGGAGAGAGCGAAATGAAGAGATTTGTATTACCAATTTCTGTCTTGAATCAGCCTTCCTTCCAAAAATTGTTAAAGAAAGCTGAAGAACACTTTGGATTTGATCATCCAATGGGTGCTCTTACACTTCCTTTCAGAGAAGACATCTTTCTTAACTGTGTTCAACCTTGA